One Gossypium raimondii isolate GPD5lz chromosome 3, ASM2569854v1, whole genome shotgun sequence genomic window carries:
- the LOC105795925 gene encoding uncharacterized protein LOC105795925, producing MCIRFEEGLNEDIKLLVGILELKEFVVLVDRAHKAEELSKEKRNVDFDARDSRKRSTGMSYQSSSKRPKEYHNLSTVSVGYSSRDRGNRRSSSKPQATSVASVGSVRDNRPECKHYNRAHYGECKLKNGACFKCSSFEHYLRDCPEKSEKEKVQTMRPSNTAARSRPPRNLENVSNSRGGTKDSTVRFEARAPAMAYTIRVLEEASALDVITGTFSIFDTDVTTLIDAGSTHLYVCTNLHEAHNGSFSVHLRSNKMYGDLKQMY from the coding sequence ATGTGTATAAGATTCGAAGAAgggttaaatgaagatataaagCTTTTAGTTGGAATTCTTGaactgaaagaatttgttgtctTAGTTGATCGGGCACATAAAGCCGAGGAGcttagtaaagagaaaagaaatgttGATTTTGACGCTAGGGACTCGAGAAAGAGATCGACTGGGATGTCATATCAGTCATCATCGAAGAGACCAAAAGAATATCACAACCTTTCCACAGTTTCAGTGGGGTATTCTAGTAGAGACAGAGGTAACCGACGTTCGAGTTCAAAGCCTCAAGCTACATCTGTAGCGAGTGTAGGTAGTGTCAGAGATAATAGGCCCGAGTGTAAGCACTATAATAGAGCACATTACGGTGAATGTAAATTGAAGAACGGAGCTTGTTTCAAGTGTAGTTCCTTCGAAcactatcttagagattgcccAGAGAAGTCtgagaaagaaaaagttcaAACTATGAGACCGAGCAACACTGCTGCGAGAagtagaccacctcgtaatctTGAAAATGTGAGTAATAGCCGTGGTGGAACAAAAGACTCTACTGTAAGGTTTGAAGCACGAGCACCAGCTATGGCTTACACTATTCGCGTACTAGAGGAAGCTTCTGCGCTAGATGTTATTACTGGcactttctctatttttgataCTGATGTTACTACTTTGATTGATGCGGGATCAACCCATTTGTATGTATGCACAAACTTGCACGAAGCCCATAATGGTAGCTTTTCTGTTCATCTgagaagtaataaaatgtacggtgatttgaaacaaatgtactaG